TCGTTCACGTGGGAGAAGATGACAGAACCGGAACCAACCGCAATAACCATCAGCTCAGGGCTTACGCCGGTTGTTGCAATCAGCGGCGCCACTATCCCACCAGCGGTGATCGCTGCAACGGTTGCGGAACCCAATGCGATACGCAGTACTGCAGCGATAGACCATGCCATCAGCAGCGGAGACACGTTAGAGCCATGCATCATTGAAGCGATGTATTTGTCCACGCCGCTATCAACCAGGACCTGTTTGAAGGCACCGCCGCCGCCGATGATCAACAGCATCATCGCAATGATTTTGATTGAAGACACCAGCGTGTCGTTAATCTGATCCATCGAACGTCCGCGGTTCAGACCAAACGTGAACATCGCAATCAGCACTGCAATCAGCGTTGCCATGACCGGGTCACCGAGGAATTCTGCAACCGTCAGGAAAGCATGACCTTTCGGCAGAATCATCTCCGCCACGGCGCGCATTGCCATCAGAATAACCGGGACCAGAGAGGTCCAGACGCTGACGCCAAAGCCTGGCATCTCTTCTTCAGTGAAGGTTTTTGCGCTGTACAGACCTTCCGGGATTGGCTTATCAATGCCTTTCAGGAAACGTGCGTATACCGGACCGGCGAGAATAACGGTCGGGATTGCCAGAATCGTACCAAACAGCAGGGTTTTACCCATATCTGCGTGGAAAATGGTGGCAATAGCGGTTGGACCCGGGTGCGGTGGCAGGAAGCCGTGCGTTACGGACAGTGCCGCAGCCATTGGCACGCCAACGTACAGCAGCGGGATATTGGCAGCAGCGGCAATGGTGAACACCAGCGGCAGCATCAGTACGAAACCAACTTCGTAGAACAGGGCAAAACCAACGGTGAAGCCGGTTAATACCACCGCCCATTGAATATGTTTTTTGCCGAATTTAGCAATCAGGGTGGTTGCGATGCGCTGTGCGCCGCCGCAGTCCGCCAGCATTTTGCCCAGCATGGCGCCAAAACCCATAATCAGGGCGAGGCTGCCAAGGGTTCCGCCGACGCCGGCTTTAATTGAACCGATGACTTTATCCAGTGGCATCCCTTGCATCAATCCGACAGCAAGCGCCACCAGGACGAGAGCGATGAAACCGTTCATTTTGAAACGGATCATCAGGAGGAGTAACAAGATTACACCGATAGCAACGATGACTAATGGCATGATTTACCTGGCCTTAACTTTGTTATGGGTAACGTCAGTGTTTAGATGACAAATTCCGATTGTCCCGACCGGGAACAGAGTATTCTCAGCACCAATGCTGGTTGCCTGCAAAACTAATCAGTTTAGCTGGCTATTATGTGTGTGTTAGGTGCTGATACGAATGATACGGGTAACATGTGGCGCTTGAAAATCACCTGGGCAGGCAAAATTTAAATTATGAGAGGCTGGTCAAATTATGCAGGGGATTATTACAGGGTACGTGCAGAGAAATGTAAGGGCGTAGGCCGGATAAAGCGTTTACGCTGCCATCCGGCATCGATGCCCGGTGGCGACGCGGATGCGTCTTACCGGGCCTACAAGTCTGGTCGTTAGTAGTAAGAGTGCTCGCCGCGCTGGTGTTCGGTTAAATCGCGAACGCCTTTCAGTTCAGGGAATTCAGCCAGCAGCTGCTTCTCGATACCTTCTTTCAGCGTCACATCGACCATTGAACAGCCGTTACAGCCGCCGCCAAACTGCAGAATGGCGTAGCCTTCATCGGTGATTTCCATCAGAGATACGCGACCACCGTGACCAGCCAACTGTGGGTTGATCTGCGATTGCAGCATGTACTCCACGCGTTCCATCAGCGGCGCATCATCGGCAACTTTACGCATTTTGGCGTTTGGTGCTTTCAGGGTCAGCTGGGAGCCTAACTGGTCGGTAACGAAATCGATTTCTGCATCTTCCAGATACGGTGCGCTCAGTTCATCAACATATGCGGTCAGCAGGTCAAATTTAATGGCGGTGTCGGTTGCTTCCACGGCGTCCGGCGGACAATAAGAAACGCCGCATTCAGCGTTAGGCGTGCCGGGATTAATCACAAATACGCGGATTTGTGTCCCTTCTTCCTGATTTGCCAGCAGTTTGGCAAAGTGCGCTTGTGCAGCATCGGAAATATGGATCATAGTAATGGCCTAATAGTTGACTATTTTACTTGGTTATAATACGCCCATCATCGAGGCTCTACAAGGTTCGACACAGGCACCATACCTGGACAGTCGCCGCGCCGTTGCGTAAAAGCAGCTGCGCGATTTCCGCGACGGTACTTCCGGTAGTGACGACATCATCCACAATAACCATATGGAGTCCCTGCACCGGCAATTCAAGGCGAAAGGCATTTTTCAGGTTACGTTTACGTAATCGGGCGCTGAGATGGTGCTGCGTGGCGGTTGCCCGAACCCGCGAGACGGTCTGGCTGTCCCAGTCGCAACCCAGCCAGCGTGCAAGCGGACGGCACAGTAAATCGCTCTGATTAAACCCTCTGCGCCAGTGTCGACGTTGCCAGAGCGGGACGCTGACCAGCCTGTCCGGCAGAGGAAGGGCGCTGACGCGCCGGGCCTGTAGTACCTCCAGCAACAGCAAACGCGAAAGAGCGGAGGCTGTTTCGCTGCGTCGCGAAAACTTGAGCTGGTGGATAAGCCCGCTCAACGGCGGAACATAGTCGCTGACGGTGACCAGCCGCTGCCACGGCGGCGGTTTTTGCAGGCAGCGCCCACAGGGAATGACGGTATGAGCGGCAGGGAGTCCACATTGGGGGCATAGGCTGGCGTGTTGGCGCGTTGCCCGCGTACAGACTGAGCAGATCCCCCAATGCCCTAACGTCAGGGGCATTCGGCATAGCCAGCACAATCCCGGTACTGTTAGCATAGATGCATCCTTTCAGGCTAAAAGAGAACAATAACTGATGAATGACATCTGGTGGCAGACCCAGGGTTCGGGAAATTGCCATCTTGTGCTGCTGCACGGATGGGGACTGAATGCGCAAGTGTGGCATTGCATAAGCGAGGAACTGGGTTCGCATTTTACGCTGCATCTTGTCGACTTACCGGGATTTGGTCGTAGCCAGGGTTTCGGTGCAATGTCGCTGGAAGAGATGGCTGAGCGGGTATTGAAACAGGCACCGGAGAAAGCTATCTGGCTCGGCTGGAGTCTGGGCGGGCTGGTCGCGAGTCAGGTAGCCTTAACGCATCCTGAGCGTGTTCAGGCGCTGGTGACCGTCGCGTCTTCCCCTTGCTTTAGCGCGCGGGATGAGTGGCCGGGTATCAAGCCAGAGGTGCTGGCAGGCTTCCAGCAGCAGCTGAGCGAAGATTTCCAGCGTACAGTGGAGCGTTTTCTGGCATTGCAAACGATAGGTACGGAAACCGCGCGTCAGGATGCGCGAGCGTTGAAGAAAACGGTGCTTGCTTTACCCATGCCGGAAGTCGAGGTGCTTAATGGCGGGCTGGAGATCCTGAAAACAGTTGATCTGCGTGAACCGCTGTGCGCGGTGGAAATGCCTTTCCTGCGGTTGTACGGCTATCTTGATGGCCTGGTGCCGCGCAAAGTCGTCCCGATGTTGGATGCCCTGTGGCCGCAGAGTGAGTCGTTGGTGTTTGCTAAGGCGGCGCATGCGCCGTTTATCTCGCATCCGGCGGAGTTCTGCTCAGCGCTGGTGGCGTTAAAACACCAGCTATAGCCCCTGTTGATTTGCCCGGTAGCGTCGCGCTTGCCGGGCATGAAATTAATGGGGTTGTGCTGGCAGGTCTTCAGCGCTAAGCCCGGTAATTCTGAGTATTGTTAATCTGTCGATACCATCCGCTAGCATGGTCGTCGCGATGCGCAAAGCTTCCTCTCGTTTGCCCGTTTGTAACCCCTCTTGTAATCCTTTCCGATGGCCTTCCTGAAGGCCATTAAGATGCCCTTCCTGTCGTAATCTTTCGGCGATAGTCATCAACTTGTCCTTATGTTGGGGTAAACGTTCGGCGATTTCATGAATAAACTCGCCAAAATGCACGGTGTCTCCGGCTTGCATCAGGTAATTAAACAAGGCTTTCAACTGGCTGTCATTAGCGTGTCCTTTAACAAGCAGGATGGCCAGTTTTTCTACCAGCCCCATCAAATCGCGTTTACGGATATGTTTTTGGATGAGTTCCAACAGCGCCATCCGGCGATGCTGCATAATCTCGTCATCGGGCACAACGGTGATATCGATCAGTGGAAATGCGGTGCTATAAAGCTGTCTGGCGGACTCCGGGTCATCAAACTCGTCCAGCCAACAAAGTGAATAGGGGTATGGGCTTGCTGCACCATGATAAAAAAGTAGGGGGATTACCAGAGGCAGCTTCTTATGTCCCGCATCCAGATGACGCTGCATTACCGCAATGGCATAGCGTATTAGCCGAAATGCCATGTGAGCATCGGCGCTGCTTTGATGTTCAATAATGGTGTAAATGTAACCATCACCTTCGCGGGTAGCTGGCTGGAGGATAGATCTTTTTTGCTGAAATAATGAAATCTATGTGGAATCCATTACGCAAAAAAGCCGGATATCTGCATAAACGAATTATCCGGCCTGGACGTTTGCATCATTTGTAGGCCGGATAAGCGTAGCGCCATCCGGCAAAGAGCATCTGATTAGCGCAAAGCCCACCACTCGCGCAGGCAGGCTTTACCTTCCGGGCAACTTTTGCAGCTTCCGGAAAGACACCCGTCGGCATCTTCCTGAATCCGCACCGCTTTGCCCATCTTTTCTAACTGATTCAGCATGGCGTCAATCATGGGCTGCGGGGTATGCAGCGTGTGGCTTATTTGTGTCGCCTCCATGCGCCCCCGCAAAGCCAATAAATCACGAACCTGAATAAGTGATGCCATTGTCGATAACCTTAGTGGCAATCGCCAGTCGTGCTGGAACAGCAGGAACTCGCCGTTCTGTTGGTTGCCAGCAGTGCGAGGTCCACGCGGCTGCGAGCTCGACGCAGCAGGCCCAGTAACACGATGTTAAACAGGATGACCGCTAAAATGCACACCAGGCTGTAGGTCGGGTGCTCTTTGTAGCTGACCGTCTGATAAAACAGCGTCGACAGAGAGTAGGCGATATTCAGGCCCCACAGAATCGAGAAACTCATCCAGCCACGGCTGGATTCACGTGCGATAGCGCCCATCACTGAAATGCACGGCACATACAGCAGAACAAAGATCAGGTAGCTGTACGCGGCGGCGGCGCTGCCAAATTTCTCGCCCATCACGCCCATTGCGCCCGTCGCCATTTCGCCGTCGCCCTTGCTGGCTTCGATAGGGTTAGCCAGTACGCTCAGGCTGAAGGTGTCTTTCAGGCTTTGCCAGGTTTCATCCACTGCGCCGAGCAGCTCGTCACCAAGGTGGAAATCTGCCGGGTTGAACTCTTCTTCCTGAATGTTTTCCGCGGTATAGAGCGTGTTCAGCGTACCCACCACCACTTCTTTCGCCATCGCGCCGGTGAACAAACCTACGGTTGCCTGCCAGTTATCTTCGTGAACGCCAATCGGTTTAAACACTGGAGTAATAACACGGCTAACGGAGGCCAGAGCTGAGTCGTTGATGTTATCGACGATTTTCCCGCTCAGCGAGAAACTGTTAAACGCGCTGAGGAAAATGCTGACGATGATGATGACTTTACCTGCACGCAGAACGAAGCCTTTCAGGCGTTGCCAGGTCTGAATAATCAGACTCTTGATGTGCGGCACGTGGTATACCGGCAGCTCCATCACGAACGGCGTTGCTTCACCACGCATGATGGTGTGTTTGAGCATCAGGCCCGTCAACACAGCCATCACGATACCCAGTACGTACAGCGAGAAGACCGCCAGTGCGCCGTTCTGACCAAAGAACGCCGCGGCAAAGACGGCGAAAATCGCCAGACGTGCGCCGCAGGACATAAACGGCGCCATCATGATGGTCATCAGACGCTCACGCGGGGCGTCCAGCGTACGTGCGCCCATCACGGACGGTACGTTACAGCCAAAGCCGACGATCAGCGGGACGAACGATTTGCCCGGCAGTCCCAGCGCCTGCATCAGACGGTCCATCACAAACGCGGCGCGCGCCATGTAGCCGGAGTCTTCAAGGAAGGAGAGGAACAGGTACATCATGCCGATTTGCGGTACCAGCGGCAGCACGGTGTTAATCCCGCCGCCAAGGCCCTGGGCCAGGAAGATAGTGAGCCAGTCCGGGAAGTGCAGCGTGTAGCCAATCCACTGAATACCATGGATAAAGAGTGCTACGGAGCCAACGTCAAACAATGGTTGCAGCGCGCCGCCGATGTTAATGGCGAGCAGGAACATCAGGTACATCACGAACAGGAAAATCGGCAGCCCGAGGAAGCGGTTGAGAACGATTTTATCTACCGCGGTGGTGAAACGGCTCGGTTCTGCCGTCAGAGTATTGCTGACGGTATCGCAGATAGCGGCAATGCACTGATAGCGCGCATCGGCGATGTGCAGCGCCGGATCGTCCATAGTCTCGCTCAGGCGTGCGATGGAGGCATCGAGATTTTGCGCGGCATCACCCGCATATGCGCGGCTGTAGATATCGCCTTCCAGCATCTGCAGGCCCAGCCAGCGGCGCTGTTTGAGCGGCATATCTTTGGCCATCGCGTCGGCGAGGGAATCCGCTTCCTGCAGCAACGGCTGGGCATAATGGACCAGCTCGACAGTGTCGTTTTCTTTGTAGCGATCGATCGCCAGCTTCAGCGCTTCAATGCCGCGGGCGCGGGTGGAAACCAGCGGAACCACCGGGCAGCCAAGACGTGCTGAGAGGGCGTCGATATCAATACGGATTTGCTGTTTTTCAGCGATATCCAGCATATTCAACGCGACGATGCAGGGGATGCCCAACTCAAGCAGTTGCAACGTCAGATAGAGGTTGCGTTCAAGGTTTGAAGCATCGACCACGTTGATCAACAGATCCGCGTCGCCGCTTAAAATATAGTGGCAGGCAATCTGCTCATCGAGAGAGGTCTGGGATGAGATTGTCGTCAGAGAATAGGTGCCGGGTAAATCCACCAGCGTGACCTGATGGTCCGTTGTGGCGAAATGACCTTCTTTACGCTCCACGGTAACGCCAGCCCAGTTGCCTACACGCTGGCGCGCGCCGGTGAGTTGGTTGAATAAGGTTGTCTTGCCGGAATTAGGATTACCAATTAAACCAATGGTTAGTTTTTTCATTTTTATAGACTCACTGTATTAACAGGAAACCGCTTCCACTTCTAATAACGCCAAATCCTTTTTACGCAATACCAGACTTACGCGACGCGTTTCGATATGGATAGGATCGCCGAGCGGGGCGACGCGTACCACGTTGAAGGAGGAGCCGGGCAGCATGCCAAGTGACAACAGTTTCTGACGATAAGCCGGGCTGATTTCACGGGCAAAGCCGGTAATTTTCCACGCACTGTCAGGAGTGAATTGCATAGGGACCTACTTATATCTCGCTAACTGGATGATTACCTCATGGGGCGACAGGGCGGCATGAGACCAGATGATTAGCCAACGTAAGGAAAGAGTAAATAATCAACAAAACAATGATAATGAGAATGGTTTCTATCATCAATAGAATAAATGTGACGGAATGTACAATTGGATAATAATTTGAGCCAATTTTGATATTCCTCAATATTTATTCTGGTAGGGAAAGAATGGTTCGCGGAGGTAATTATTGAGAATCTTAATGTTTAATTAAGGTTTCATCTGTTAATAAAGTGATAAATATATTGTGGTGAAAAGCGGGGGATATATTAAATATGCCGGATAAGGTATTGATTCCGTCATCCGGCACACGGTTTAAACTTAGCGCTTTTTACCCATTGCCGCCGCCAGCGCATCCATCATCGCGCTGTTGCCCGCAGGCTGGGCGTCACGACCACGCGGTTTCGCCGCTTTTGGCGCTGGGCGATTGCCCTGAGTGCGATCGTTATTCCCGCCGCCGCGACGCGCATTGGTTTCACCCGGCTGCTCGTCCAGACGCATGGTCAGCGCGATACGCTTACGTTGCAGGTCCACTTCCAGCACTTTCACCTTCACAATGTCGCCCGCTTTCACCACGGTGTGTGGATCGTCGACGAACTTATTCGACAGCGAAGAGATATGCACCAGGCCATCCTGATGAACGCCGATATCAACAAACGCGCCGAAATTGGTGACGTTGGTGACCGCCCCTTCCAGGATCATTCCCGGCAGCAGATCGTTCATGGTTTCGACACCATCGGCAAACTGCGCGGTTTTAAATTCAGGACGCGGATCGCGACCCGGCTTTTCCAGCTCTTTGATGATGTCGGTGACGGTCGGCACCCCGAAGCGTTCGTCAGTAAAATCGGCGGCTTTCAGATTGCGCAGTTCGTTGCTGTTGCCCATCAGGTCACGCAGCGATTGCTCGGTAGCGGCCAGAATGCGTTCCACAATCGGATAGGCTTCCGGGTGAACGGTGGAGGCATCCAGTGGGTTATCGCCATGGTTGATGCGCAGGAAGCCTGCGCACTGTTCAAAGGCTTTTGGCCCCAGACGGCTGACTTTCAGCAGTTGCTGACGGTTCTGGAACTGACCGTTCTCATCGCGCCAGGCGACGATGTTTTGCGCCATCATGCGTGTCAGGCCGGCCACGCGGGTCAACAGCGGAACGGAAGCGGTATTTAGATCGACGCCGACGGCGTTCACACAGTCTTCCACCACCGCGTCCAGCTTACGCGCCAGTTGTGTCTGGCTAACGTCGTGTTGATACTGGCCCACACCGATCGATTTCGGATCGATTTTCACCAGCTCAGCCAGCGGATCCTGCAGACGACGGGCGATAGACACTGCGCCACGCAATGAAACGTCGAGATCCGGGAACTCTTGCGCCGCCAGCTCGGAAGCCGAGTAAACCGATGCCCCGGCTTCGCTGACGATCACTTTCTGCGCGGTGACTTTCGGGAACTGTTTCTGCACGTCGAGGAAGAAGCGCTCGGTTTCGCGCGACGCTGTACCGTTACCAATCGCCACCAGCTCAACGTTGTATTTTTCACACAGCGCCGCAACGGCAACGGCGGCTTTGGCGGCCTGACCGGTGTGTGGATAAATGGTGTCGGTCGCGACCAGCTTACCGGTACCGTCAACAACCGCCACCTTCACGCCGGTACGCAGGCCGGGATCGAGGCCCATGGTGGCGCGCAGGCCGGCCGGAGCCGCCATCAGCAGGTCATGCAGGTTACGGGCAAAGACGTTGATTGCTTCATCTTCCGCGCGTTCGCGCACGGTGCCCATCAGTTCGGTTTCGAGGTGCATCAGCACCTTAATTCGCCATGTCCAGCTTACAACGCCTTTACGCCAGCTGTCTGCCGGTGCGTTGTTCAGTCGCAGGCCAAGGTGATCCTGAATGATTTGCTCGCCGTGGCTCTCTTTCGGTGGCTCATCGAACTGCGGATCGGCATTCAGCGAAAGCTGAAGCACGCCCTCGTTACGGCCACGGAACATGGCCAGCGCACGGTGGGATGGCACGGTAGAGATCGGTTCGTGGTGATCGAAGTAGTCGCGGAATTTCGCGCCTTCCTCTTCTTTACCGCTTACCACGGTGGAAACCAAATGCGCGTTCTTCCACAGATAGTCACGCACTTTCGCCAGCAGCGCGGCATCTTCAGCGAAGCGTTCCATCAGGATGTAACGTGCGCCGTCGAGGGCCGCTTTGGTATCCGCCACGCCGTTGTCGGCGTTGAGATATTTAGCGGCTTCTGTTTCCGGGTCGTGAGACGGCTCGTTCCACAGCAGGTCTGCCAGCGGCTCAAGGCCTGCTTCAATGGCGATCTGCCCACGGGTACGGCGCTTAGGTTTGTACGGCAGATAGAGATCTTCGAGTTCGGTCTTACTTAACGTGCCGTTGATCGCTTTCGCCAGGTCGTCGGTCAGTTTGCCTTGCTCGCCGATAGATTTCAGGATTGCCTGACGGCGGTCTTCCAGTTCACGCAGATATCCCAGACGGGTTTCCAGATTACGCAGTTGCGTATCGTCCAGACCGCCGGTGATTTCCTTACGATATCGTGCGATAAACGGCACGGTGTTCCCTTCGTCAAGCAGGCGAACGGCAGCTTCTACCTGTTCAGCACGAGCCTGAATTTCACCTGCGATAATGCGGCAGAAAGAATCATTCATCATGGATAGCTTCGTCTATAGGATAAAAAATCAGGGGATAGTTATACGGATTGACTGACAAAAATGCCAGCCATCTGCCGGGGCTTCGGATTGTTCCGGTCTCACTTAACGTATTCAATCTCGTTCACGTACCAGCTGGCTTCGCCACCAGGAGTGTTTACTACTGCGAGATCGCCGACTTCTTTTTTCAGCAGCGCTCGCGCCATTGGTGAGTCGATAGAGATGTAATCTTTACGACCGAAGATCTCATCGTAGCCAACAATACGGAATTTGCGGATGTCGCCATCGTCATTTTCAATCTCAACCCATGCGCCAAAGAAGACTTTGCCCTCCTGCTGCGGGGAGTAATCGACGATTTTCAGATTCTCCATGCACTTGGTCAAATATCGGACGCGGCGGTCGATCTCACGCAGGCGCTTTTTATTATACTGGTAGTCGGCATTTTCGCTGCGGTCACCCAGACTTGCGGCCCAGGTAACTTTTTTGGTGACTTCCGGGCGCTCTTCACGCCAGAGATAATTCAGCTCTTGTTTGAGTTTTTCATACCCTTCACGGGTTATCAGGGGCGTTTTCATCTTATTGTTTTACCTTCGACTCTGTGATGATGCGCACAATTAGTATTACGTGAGCATATCAACAGAATAAATAATGTATTGCGAGAAACATTGTATACTTAAGCTGCTGTTTAATATGCTTTGTAACAATTTAGCCTGGAATTCATACCAGAATTCGCTGGTGACTCACGTTAGCTTTCTTAAGAATATACACTTAATTGTTGCGAACCTTTGGGAGTAATAACAATGCAAGAGAACTATAAGATTCTGGTGGTCGATGACGACATGCGCTTACGTGCGCTTCTGGAGCGTTATCTGACCGAGCAGGGCTTCCAGGTTCGAAGCGTCGCAAACGCTGAGCAGATGGATCGTCTGCTGACCCGTGAGTCTTTCCACCTGATGGTGCTGGATTTAATGTTGCCGGGAGAAGATGGCCTGTCTATTTGCCGTCGCCTGCGCAGCCAAAGCAACCCGATGCCGATCATTATGGTCACGGCGAAGGGCGAAGAAGTGGACCGTATTGTAGGACTGGAAATCGGCGCTGACGATTACATTCCGAAACCGTTTAACCCGCGTGAGCTACTGGCACGTATTCGCGCAGTCCTGCGCCGTCAGGCGAATGAACTGCCGGGCGCGCCTTCTCAGGAAGAAGCGGTCATTGCGTTTGGTAAGTTCAAACTGAACCTCGGTACGCGTGAAATGTTCCGTGAAGATGAGCCTATGCCGCTCACCAGCGGTGAGTTTGCGGTGCTGAAAGCACTGGTCAGCCATCCGCGTGAGCCGCTGTCCCGCGACAAGTTGATGAACCTCGCCCGTGGTCGTGAATATTCTGCGATGGAACGTTCTATCGACGTCCAGATTTCCCGTCTGCGTCGCATGGTGGAAGAAGATCCGGCGCATCCACGCTACATTCAGACCGTATGGGGTCTGGGCTACGTCTTCGTTCCGGACGGTTCTAAAGCATGAGGCGAATGCGCTTCTCGCCACGAAGTTCGTTTGCCCGCACGTTATTGCTCATCGTCACCTTGCTGTTTGCCAGCCTGGTGACGACTTACCTGGTAGTGCTGAACTTCGCGATTCTGCCGAGCCTCCAGCAGTTTAATAAGGTCCTGGCCTACGAAGTTCGTATGCTGATGACCGATAAACTACAGCTGGAGGACGGTACGCAACTGGTGGTGCCGCCCGCATTCCGTCGGGAAATTTATCGTGAGCTGGGTATTTCCCTCTATTCCAACGAGGCCGCTGAAGAAGCCGGACTGCGTTGGGCGCAGCACTATGAATTCTTAAGCCATCAGATGGCGCAGCAGTTGGGTGGCCCAACGGAAGTCCGCGTTGAGGTAAACAAAAGCTCGCCGGTTGTGTGGCTGAAAACCTGGCTGTCGCCCAACATCTGGGTACGTGTTCCGCTTACGGAAATTCATCAAGGCGATTTCTCTCCGCTGTTCCGCTATACGCTGGCGATTATGCTGCTGGCTATCGGTGGCGCGTGGCTGTTTATCCGTATCCAGAACCGACCGTTGGTGGATCTTGAACATGCGGCGCTGCAGGTGGGGAAAGGTATCATTCCACCGCCGTTGCGGGAGTATGGCGCTTCAGAGGTGCGCTCCGTAACCCGAGCCTTTAACCATATGGCCGCAGGTGTGAAGCAGTTGGCCGATGACCGTACGCTGTTAATGGCGGGCGTGAGCCACGATTTACGTACTCCGCTGACGCGTATTCGTCTGGCAACGGAAATGATGGGCGAAGAGGACGGTTATCTTGCGGAGTCCATCAATAAGGACATCGAAGAGTGTAACGCCATCATCGAGCAGTTCATCGATTACCTGCGTACCGGTCAGGAGATGCCGATGGAGATGGCGGATCTGAACTCGGTGCTGGGTGAAGTGGTTGCGGCAGAAAGCGGCTATGAACGTGAAATCGAAACTGCGCTGCAGCCTGGCGCCATTCAGGTGAAGATGCACCCGCTGTCGATCAAGCGTGCGGTTGCCAATATGGTGGTTAACGCCGCCCGCTACGGCAACGGCTGGATTAAGGTCAGTAGCGGTACGGAGACGCATCGCGCCTGGTTCCAGGTAGAAGATGATGGTCCGGGCATCAAGCCGGAGCAGCGTAAGCACCTGTTCCAGCCATTTGTCCGCGGCGACAGCGCGCGCAGTACCAGCGGCACGGGGCTGGGTCTGGCGATTGTGCAACGTATTATCGATAACCATAACGGCATGCTGGAGATTGGTACCAGTGAACGTGGTGGGTTGTCGATTCGTGCATGGCTTCCGGTTCCTTTCACTCGCGCGCAGGGTATCACGAAAGACGTATAAGAAAGGGAGGCGAAATGCCTCCCTTTGTTTACGGGATACAGAGTAAAACCTCTGGCTTAAATTGCTTTTAATTGATTAATTATAAATGGATTTTTTTGAATTAATAAAAGCAGTTTTCTTGGTGCACCAGTCGGCTGGCGTCGTTTCGTTTCCCAGCTTTTAACCAGGTCATAACTCACGCCAACAGCTATGGCAAAATCCTGTTGGCGTAACCCTGTTGCTTCGCGGATGGCTTTAACATCAATT
This window of the Citrobacter freundii ATCC 8090 = MTCC 1658 = NBRC 12681 genome carries:
- a CDS encoding Tex family protein, which gives rise to MMNDSFCRIIAGEIQARAEQVEAAVRLLDEGNTVPFIARYRKEITGGLDDTQLRNLETRLGYLRELEDRRQAILKSIGEQGKLTDDLAKAINGTLSKTELEDLYLPYKPKRRTRGQIAIEAGLEPLADLLWNEPSHDPETEAAKYLNADNGVADTKAALDGARYILMERFAEDAALLAKVRDYLWKNAHLVSTVVSGKEEEGAKFRDYFDHHEPISTVPSHRALAMFRGRNEGVLQLSLNADPQFDEPPKESHGEQIIQDHLGLRLNNAPADSWRKGVVSWTWRIKVLMHLETELMGTVRERAEDEAINVFARNLHDLLMAAPAGLRATMGLDPGLRTGVKVAVVDGTGKLVATDTIYPHTGQAAKAAVAVAALCEKYNVELVAIGNGTASRETERFFLDVQKQFPKVTAQKVIVSEAGASVYSASELAAQEFPDLDVSLRGAVSIARRLQDPLAELVKIDPKSIGVGQYQHDVSQTQLARKLDAVVEDCVNAVGVDLNTASVPLLTRVAGLTRMMAQNIVAWRDENGQFQNRQQLLKVSRLGPKAFEQCAGFLRINHGDNPLDASTVHPEAYPIVERILAATEQSLRDLMGNSNELRNLKAADFTDERFGVPTVTDIIKELEKPGRDPRPEFKTAQFADGVETMNDLLPGMILEGAVTNVTNFGAFVDIGVHQDGLVHISSLSNKFVDDPHTVVKAGDIVKVKVLEVDLQRKRIALTMRLDEQPGETNARRGGGNNDRTQGNRPAPKAAKPRGRDAQPAGNSAMMDALAAAMGKKR
- the ompR gene encoding two-component system response regulator OmpR encodes the protein MQENYKILVVDDDMRLRALLERYLTEQGFQVRSVANAEQMDRLLTRESFHLMVLDLMLPGEDGLSICRRLRSQSNPMPIIMVTAKGEEVDRIVGLEIGADDYIPKPFNPRELLARIRAVLRRQANELPGAPSQEEAVIAFGKFKLNLGTREMFREDEPMPLTSGEFAVLKALVSHPREPLSRDKLMNLARGREYSAMERSIDVQISRLRRMVEEDPAHPRYIQTVWGLGYVFVPDGSKA
- the envZ gene encoding two-component system sensor histidine kinase EnvZ, yielding MRRMRFSPRSSFARTLLLIVTLLFASLVTTYLVVLNFAILPSLQQFNKVLAYEVRMLMTDKLQLEDGTQLVVPPAFRREIYRELGISLYSNEAAEEAGLRWAQHYEFLSHQMAQQLGGPTEVRVEVNKSSPVVWLKTWLSPNIWVRVPLTEIHQGDFSPLFRYTLAIMLLAIGGAWLFIRIQNRPLVDLEHAALQVGKGIIPPPLREYGASEVRSVTRAFNHMAAGVKQLADDRTLLMAGVSHDLRTPLTRIRLATEMMGEEDGYLAESINKDIEECNAIIEQFIDYLRTGQEMPMEMADLNSVLGEVVAAESGYEREIETALQPGAIQVKMHPLSIKRAVANMVVNAARYGNGWIKVSSGTETHRAWFQVEDDGPGIKPEQRKHLFQPFVRGDSARSTSGTGLGLAIVQRIIDNHNGMLEIGTSERGGLSIRAWLPVPFTRAQGITKDV
- the nadS gene encoding NadS family protein — translated: MKDELFADLLASAEEMVRIEKGEETPKPEHVHTFSEIDVKAIREATGLRQQDFAIAVGVSYDLVKSWETKRRQPTGAPRKLLLLIQKNPFIINQLKAI
- the greB gene encoding transcription elongation factor GreB, encoding MKTPLITREGYEKLKQELNYLWREERPEVTKKVTWAASLGDRSENADYQYNKKRLREIDRRVRYLTKCMENLKIVDYSPQQEGKVFFGAWVEIENDDGDIRKFRIVGYDEIFGRKDYISIDSPMARALLKKEVGDLAVVNTPGGEASWYVNEIEYVK